The nucleotide sequence TGAAACACGGTTAAGATCCATCTGCTTAGCGGTTTACATAATTTCTAATGTTAGCTTTCTAGGTTTAATGCAATTTTTAACCTCAAAATTTACAAATTTTAGCTTGAAAATTTCTTATTTGAAATTATTCTATATGGTTGTTTGAAAGGTAATGATGAAATAACCCTTTAGTAGTCATATCTTATTGTAGTTTATACTCAACATGCTAGCTGATGTTATGACTTTTTTAGCTGCATGACAAGTTGAGATGCATATGATTATTGAGGGAATTACTTCTTTGTCTCTTATCCTAAGTTTTATTTTGGAGAATATAATATGATGTGATGGATTTCTTTTTGGAGACATTGGACAATTATGCCCCAATTGTGAACGTGAAAATTGCACCTAATGCATGCTTTTAGATGAATGTGAACTTTGAGAGGGATATGCTAGATTgccaaaaaatattaattttaaagtgTGGATGGATCAGCATTATTAGGTGGTGTTTGTCAGTACTATCACAACTTTTTGAGGTTGACTACttgaatcttattcctcaattaaaCTCTATGATAATACATAAATGTTTTGGATTGTGTTTATTATCTCAACTAAAATTTCATTCATTTCATCTACCCTTCGATTATCTGATCAATTGATCATAAAATTTGTTGGCCATCTTTAAATTCAACACTGCATTAACTTGAATTAATTTTTTCTAGTAACCCATCACATTTATTCAGCATGATCATTTTTTTGCAATAATAATTTTGTGTTTGGGTTCTTTCTCGACTCCCAAATAGTCTAATCCATTTGTGGAAGTGTAAGAAATAAAATTGTATCATCTGCAATTCTTAGTAGACACCTGTACGCAGTATATACTATATACAGAGCCAAACTACTGCCCCAAACTTAACACATTCAATGTGTGACTAAATCCACTACACATGACTTAAAACCTTTTAACACTCCCAGTTGGAAGATATATACTAATACATCTAGCTTGTTATATAAGCTATAAAATCTCACAATAACTAAGAtacgaccataatggaaatgaAAACAGAATACTTGAATGGAAACTAATGAAACTTTGTGTATCTCTAATCTTCCTTTCTATGGTGAATGGAGGAAATGCTAAAGTTTGGTTGACACATGGGCATTAGATAATGATATCATCTAGCTCCTTACCTATTTTAAATTTGTTCAACAGTTGTGTTTTGGGTTGATGGAGCATTATGTGAGGGAAGGGAAGATATCTCTTGGTTACTATAAGGGCACATCAGAAGTTTTGTATTTCTGTCAAGGTTGTGTTGGATTTATTGAGCAGTGCCACCAACCAAAGGTTAAATATTATTAAGTTAAAATCTGCTTCCCAATTTCTGTAGATAAACTGTTAACTTGACCACAAATCAATACATAAATAGAGAGGCACTGAGGGTGACAAGAGGATGAAATGACACCCAAGAGTGGGATTCTCTTTATGGCGCTGCATGCAGTACATGACAATGACCCGCTAAAGCAGGGAGAAGAAAAGCATTCAAAGGTCCAATGTCCACTATAAGGAGAAGATGAACAAATATAAAAGGAATAGGAAGTATATGCTAGTCAAGGAAAGGAACTAATGGAAGGAGATAAGAAGCTGGGAGATAGGAAGGAGATTTGGTAAGATCTCCTAATGCCAAGAAAAAAACAGGAGTTGGTGGAATTAGGAAATAATGTTCTTGATGTAAAGAGCAAGTAAGAAATTTGTTGCAGCACATGAACAGCAATGCCATCAAAACAAAATATCACACAAAAACTAAATATATAACTCAAAGGCACTCCACCAATATTAGGAAAAACCATGTCTAAGATAAGAGATGCTTGGAAAAAGATTGTTATTGAAAAATTGGATATATTGGATTATAGTTATTTTACGAGGTAATTGGATCAAGAGAATATTTCTTAATTCAAATCTTATGTGACATCTTTGTGGGATTGATTTGGGATTTACATTATTATGCATGTGATGGGATCTAGATGTGAGAATATTGATTTATGAGTTGTGAAATGTTGAAATGGTACGTTGGTTGGATATTTATGAGGATGACACCTGTGCAATTTTACTGtagatttaagttataattgTGTCGATTGTGTACCTTTATACTTATTGAGGAGatgatttgaaattcaaaatactaTTTGTTATTGAATCTCAATGAGTTGCTTAAAATTCGAAGGTGCTTGGGAAGAAGTTTAGTGGAGATGTGTTATGTTGGGGATTCGTGATAGGTTGGCCTAATATCATTTAGAAAAAAAAGGTTGGTGGGAGGGAAAGTTGTTAAATACTTGGATTAATTGTGTTCGGATTTTGATTGATGAGATTTTGGATTTAATGATTAAATGGTTTTGGAGGTTTTATTTTGTATCATTTTGTTCCACGAGAGCATATTTTGGAGCAGAAAAAAATTAAATGGTGTGAAGGAGATCGTATATTACACATATATATTTATAGATTGATAAAGGCTAAAATATGGAAAATTGGATCACTTCTATAGTGTTCTTTCTATTGTATGGGAGTTGGCTCAACAGGAGGCTGGTTTTGTTCATGCAAGTCTCCATGGACTTTGGAAAAGGAATGAATATGTGAGCATTTGTCTGAGATATATACTTCTTTTCTGGGGCTACCATCTATCATGGTGGAAACTCAAAAATTTTAGTATCATGAATAATAAAGTTACACCTGTGCATGTTATTTTCAATGCTATTCTGTTGGATGCTAAGTACAAAATAGGTGGACTCACATGATTATTCTGTTTTGATACTAAGTGTAGCACTGGATCCAACCTATCTGAATACGATCAGTCTCTATTTCAAATATTCTAGTGCTTTTTTCTCTTTTCTAGTTGAGAAGATCATAGATTTTTGCCCTTAAGATTCTAccttttaatttatataaattagaaaaattatttccttctaCAATTCCTATGTTATTGTCCTTAAGATTCTACCATTTTGTTtttataaattagaaatatttttccTCTTACAATTCGTGATCTTTTACTAACACTATTAGTCATAGCTGATTACTTAAGCATTCCCTTGGTTTACCTTTACAATTTTTGAACATATTTTGATCTATGTTAATCTTAAAGGAAAAAAGTTTATCTCTATGATTATTGCCACTCTTGAAACTAATTATTAATCTTTTTCTTAAAATAAGTATTCATGGTCATAAGAAAATATCACAAAGCAAATTCTAAAATCATACTGTTCTCTGTGTTTCTTTTCTCAAATCTGAAGTCTCCATGTCCACCTTTGTATTTTGTATATTTCTTTCTAATTCTCCATGTCAAGCTCCTCTGATCTCAAATTATTTCATCTAGGTTCTTCTGAGATTTCCTTTTGATTTGATCTCTTATTTCTTCTTGAGGAACATAACTATGTAAGAACTTACAGTAGTTGTTATTTGAAATTAGCAGTAGTACAGTTGGATCTAATTCTCTTAATTCTGATAAGTTTATTTTTACAATTCTTATATACTTTTTTGGGAGTTGAACTTTCCATTAGACcggatttttaaatatttatctcGCCTGTTTTTGTTGCCTTTTTGCCAATCCATTTTGTCTGTTTTAAGCATATGTTATACTTAGTTTCTCTTAATCATCACATCTGCAAATTCTAGTCCTTTCTCTGAAACTTTTCCTATATTTCAAATTGGTTGAACCTGGAGTGGTAGTTTATAAAATTTTGTGCTTATTGCTGGTGTTTCAAGAAATTATCATTGTTAAGGATGAATTGCCATTATTGGAAGCTAACACTTTTTTTTTGGACCTTCGTATCTTGTTTATCCACTTGTGAGCCATTTTTTTTTCTGCAGCCGGTTCTTGCAATGTAGAGGGCCATTTGCTCAGAGGAGGCACCCTTTAGTAGATGCCACAATAGTTTCTGAAATTCGGAGATGCCTTGAAGAGGGAATTGAGTTCCTAGGTGATTTATTGAATTTTAGAAAGGATGGTTCCCCATTGATGAATAGGCTTCAGTTGACACCAATTTATGGGGATGATGAGACCATAACCCACTTTATAGGCATTCAATTCTTCACTGATACAAATGTTGAATTGGGTCCACTTCTCAGTTCTGCTGTCAAGGAATCTGCTAGACCTAACCGCTTAATCACTGAGCATGTATTCCGACCTGTTTCACTTGGCCATACTCACATCTGTCGTGAATTCTGCAGTATGTTGCAGTTGAGTGATGAGGTATTGTGTCAGAAAATCTTTTCCAGGCTCTGTCCAAGAGATATCGCATCTGTTGGTTCAGTATGCAAAAGGTTATATCAGCTAACAAAAAACGAGGATATCTGGAAAATGGTTTGTCAGAATGCATGGGGCAGCGAAACAACACGTGCTTTAGAAACTGTACCTGGGGCTAAAAGACTTGGTTGGGGAAGACTTGCAAGAGAGTTAACCACCCTTGAAGCTGCTGCTTGGCGGGAACTGACAGTTGGAGGTGCTGTAGAGCCATCCCGTTGTAATTTTAGTGCTTGTGCTGTTGGAAATCGGGTTGTTCTTTTTGGAGGTGAAGGTGTTAATATGCAACCAATGAATGATACCTTTGTTCTGGATCTGAATTCCAGTAATCCTGAGTGGCGGCATGTAAAAGTAACTTCTGCACCTCCTGGTAGATGGGGTCACACGCTTTCTAGTCTAAATGGATCATCATTGGTTGTGTTTGGTGGTTGTGGAACACAGGGCTTGCTCAATGATGTCTTCATACTTGACTTGGATGCCCAATCTCCTGCATGGCGTGAGATCTCAGGACTTGCACCTCCCATGCCAAGGTCATGGCATAGCTCTTGTACTGTTGATGATACAAAATTGGTGGTTTCCGGTGGATGTGCTGATTCTGGTGTGCTCCTCAGTGACACCCACCTTCTGGATGTCACAATGGAAAAACCTATATGGAGAGAGATTCCAGCATCATGGACACCGCCATCCAGACTAGGACACTCATTATCAGTGTATGACGGGCGCAAAATACTCATGTTTGGTGGTCTTGCAAAAAGTGGGCCCCTTCGATTGCGTTCGAGTGATGTGTTCACGATGGATTTGAGTGAGGATGAACCCTGTTGGAGGTGTATTACAGGCAGTGGAATGCCTGGCGCTGGAAATCCAGCTGGAATTGGTCCACCTCCTCGTCTTGATCATGTAGCTGTTAGTCTTCCTGGAGGCCGAATCCTCATATTTGGTGGGTCTGTGGCTGGTCTTCACTCAGCTTCCCAACTCTATCTCTtggatccaactgaagaaacacCAACATGGAGAGTATTGAATGTGCCTGGTTCCCCTCCTCAATTTGCGTGGGGTCATAGCACTTGTGTTGTTGGAGGAACAAGAGCAATAGTGCTTGGGGGTCAAACAGGAGAGGAATGGATGCTGAGTGAATTGCATGAGCTGTCTTTAGTAAGTTCAATTATTAACGTCAAGGAAGATGACTAGTTTCTTTGACCACAAAAGGACAGATCAGCAAATGCTATGGGGGACAATGACTTGTATCCACACGGAGATCTATACATATACATGCAGAATGGTATCCGTCTTGCGGAGATCTATACATATACATGCAGAATGGTATCCGTCTTGATTTAGAATAAGGCCTAATTTGCTGCATTGATGGTAAACGTTCTGTGCTACGGATATAATCACTTTAAACTTTCTGGACTGGGATATCATAAATGTAACATGCTGAAGAGAGTGGTGGAATTTATCCTTTTTTGTTTGCCTAGAAATTTTTTAGATTGTATGCTAAGAAATTGTATCAGGAAATCTAGGGTTGGCTATCTTTGTTGTGAGCTTTTTCTTATTTGATTGCTGATATGTATCTGTAGTTTGAGAACCATGGGTTTCATGATGATTTTTTATTGGTGTTCTCGATTAGTTGTTACGATATAAGGTCGTCCAGAGAGTAGGCCTAATCTAAAATGTCTCCTTTATGATTCTGATGCCCCTGTTATTTTCTCCCAAAAATTAATACTTCGTCGGGTATCTCAATTTTTTGATCCAGTCTCCGTCGATATTTCTCAATTGAGATctttaagtgtttttttttttgcttcttatTGAAACTAAATTAATGTCCTAGGGTatttgttctttatgagatgCCAAATGTCCGAAACAGGAGATGACATCCTCTGTCCCTAGATTTTTGTGTCTCCATGTCCTTTTGCCGATCGGACGGTCATGACATCCTCATGATTTACGCTACATTTATGAGATGTGATTTAATCTATCTGATCGGTAAAGGGATATGGGGACACAAGAATCTAGGGATAGAGGATCTCATCTCAAGAGTAACAGAAGAGTTGTTTCGAGCCAGACCGTCAGCTTTGACCGAAGAACATAACTTGTCCACCCAAAAGTATGGGAAGTAATATACAAGTCCAAAGGCTCACGCCCAGCATCATAAATCCCGAGTTCAGTCTATGAGAGCATCACAGGAATTGGGTCCGTCGTCTAAAGAATTCACCACAAGAAGAAAATCGTTGGTCGGTGAGTGCCAAATAAGGCACCATTTAGTAAGAAGTCGGGATGAAGAAAGTGATAATGAAGAGGAATGAGTAGCCATCAACCCAAGTGATGCTTGATATGGATTCTGAATCTCTGTCAAATGTGCATGATCGTGGTGACAACAGAAGTTAAATGTTGAGCGGGATCATACTGTTAGGTGAAGAATTTGATACTTCGTGTTTTATCAAATTTAAAGAGTATGGAAAACCGAATGATCCGCATGCGCAATGACGTGGTCGGTAATCAAAGGGTGCCACATGGTCAATGATATCAAGAGACGGGTTGAGATGATGGTCAAAGTAGAAGGTTCATGCCAGGACTATGTGCCACTTCCGACTTCATGACAATCCCGACTCCATGTTACTCCTGGCTCCACGTCGGCCCCGATCTTGTGCTACTCCTAGCTCCATGATCGTCCACGACTCCATGCTGCTCTCGGCTCCACATCGGCCCTGACTCTATGCCACTTCCGGCTCCATGATCGTCCACGACTAAACGTCACTCTCGGCTCCATATAACCCTGACTCTAGGCAATTCTCGCAACTTCGAATTACCCCGATTTGTTGAAGTGGCACACCGAACTGATGGTAAGCGAGACGATAAGCTGTGGCTCGCTAAAGATACAGACAGCATAGTCATTACCTCTGGAGAACGTGGGAAATGTTGTCGTGTAGTCTGGGAGAAATGGGCAACATAATGCTTTATTTCAAAAGACGTGGGTAATACCGTCATGGATCTCAGGACACGTGGACTGTAGCCGCAATTCTATAAAAGGAAGCCCGTTCTTACAGGCACATGTACACACACACATCCACAAAACCCTAGACTACTATTCATCTTccccttctttcttcctcctccatCGAAGACTTATTTGAGCCACAGAGTGACTGTGCTGGGAACCTCTCGACCATCATTCTAACCCTCTCTTTCTAGTCCTCTCTCCCCAGCTCTGGTGGAGAATCCTACCAATTCTTGTTGCACAAAGGTGAACGACGACTGATATGAAGAATAAGGTAGGGCCCCTGAAGTGAAGGCCAAAGTCAAGCCCTCAGGATGGTCAACACTCGGGGCCGACACAGGCGTACAACTTAGCCAAATAGTCCAACCGATCAGACCTCCTGTCCAATAGGATCCCTAAGTCCTCTCGGCTCGACGGAATCCCAAGCCGAGTCCAGCCAATCAGACCTCTTGTCTGATCAAATCCCTGAGTCTAGCCGATTGGACCTCTTGTTCGATCGGATCCTGAGTCCTCTCGGCTCAACGGAATCCCGAGCCGAGTCCAGTCGATCGGGCCTCTTGTTCGATCGGATCCTTGAGTCCCCCCAGCTCAACGGAATCCTTAGCCAAGTCCCACTAGTCGGACCTCTTGTTCGATCGAATCCCCGAGTCCACCTGACTCGACGGAATCCTGAGTCGAGTCCTCCTGAGCTGAGTCGTCTTGGCTCAGTCAGAACTACTTGGTCTCTCGAATCCAGTGTCTTCCAAGTACAATGGAATCTAGAGCCGAGTCCACTCGGCTTGAACTACTTGCCCAAGTGGACGCCAAGTGCTCAGGGAGGCCGAGTCCTCACTCCTCAGCCGACTTGACCCTATTCGAGTGCGGAGTCCAACCGAACGTTGGAGGGGACCCAGTCGTCCTATTAGCCAAGCACAGTGAGGGCTCATCATATCAACGACCTAATATTCCTTTTGGGTATCTTGTGTAACCATTGTTAGGGAATCAAAGGGATATGCTCTGTGCAAgttgtacggcggaagcttctaccCTGCAAAGCACAAAAATAGTGGATCTATTTTAGGAAAGTTATCAGAATAGTCGATTCTATTTTAGCTAGATTTATCGACGAAAACGTTATTTCTGTCTGTGATTATAGAAACTGATTACTTATGAAAACTttatttccgtcggtattccattagtaaaaaaattaaaatgggaCATTTTACATTCGAGATCTACCCTG is from Zingiber officinale cultivar Zhangliang chromosome 7B, Zo_v1.1, whole genome shotgun sequence and encodes:
- the LOC122005116 gene encoding adagio-like protein 1, whose protein sequence is MEWDSESEGSNGDEEEGFLLSGGSGGPFSFAVEGVLGPASSCGLVVSDALEPDHPIIYVNRGFEESTGYRAEEVLGRNCRFLQCRGPFAQRRHPLVDATIVSEIRRCLEEGIEFLGDLLNFRKDGSPLMNRLQLTPIYGDDETITHFIGIQFFTDTNVELGPLLSSAVKESARPNRLITEHVFRPVSLGHTHICREFCSMLQLSDEVLCQKIFSRLCPRDIASVGSVCKRLYQLTKNEDIWKMVCQNAWGSETTRALETVPGAKRLGWGRLARELTTLEAAAWRELTVGGAVEPSRCNFSACAVGNRVVLFGGEGVNMQPMNDTFVLDLNSSNPEWRHVKVTSAPPGRWGHTLSSLNGSSLVVFGGCGTQGLLNDVFILDLDAQSPAWREISGLAPPMPRSWHSSCTVDDTKLVVSGGCADSGVLLSDTHLLDVTMEKPIWREIPASWTPPSRLGHSLSVYDGRKILMFGGLAKSGPLRLRSSDVFTMDLSEDEPCWRCITGSGMPGAGNPAGIGPPPRLDHVAVSLPGGRILIFGGSVAGLHSASQLYLLDPTEETPTWRVLNVPGSPPQFAWGHSTCVVGGTRAIVLGGQTGEEWMLSELHELSLVSSIINVKEDD